In Chiloscyllium plagiosum isolate BGI_BamShark_2017 chromosome 18, ASM401019v2, whole genome shotgun sequence, a single genomic region encodes these proteins:
- the kbtbd8 gene encoding kelch repeat and BTB domain-containing protein 8 isoform X2 yields MDPAHACSILQQLKCMYDEQQLTDIVVEVDHGKTFSCHRNVLAAISPYFRSMFTSGLTESTQKKVRIVGVEDDAMRLVLDYAYTSRVSLTEVNVQALFTAASLFQIPLLQDQCAQYMISRLDPQNSIGVFMFADAYGHQELKEKAQDYIRKKILCVAKEQEFLHLTKDQLTSILNSDDLNVEKEECVYESIIQWLEHNRDKREPHLADIFAKCVRVPLMEKTFLQKIPCTFAQAMARNSSEHGTSDGADSCRPRLGMTASQMIICFEAANKHSGKKQTVPCLDTVTGEVFKLCKPPNDLREVGILVSPDNDIYIAGGYRPSNSDVSIDHKAESDFWMHDHAANRWLPRAPLLRARIGCKLVYCCSKTYAIGGRVYEGDGRNALKSVECYDARDNCWIAVCPMPVAMEFHVAVEYQDNIYVLQGEFFLCYNPLKDYWGCLTPMSVPRSQGLSAVCKGSIYYVAGICKAHQRMLTVESYDIQLNKWVQKKDLPLDQSTNPYIKLFLLLDKLHLFVRATQVVVEEHVFRTSRKNSLYQYDEESDEWKKVYESPDKLWDLGRHFECVVAKLYPQCLQKVF; encoded by the exons ATGGACCCTGCACATGCATGTAGCATTCTGCAGCAGCTTAAATGTATGTACGATGAGCAGCAGCTGACTGACATTGTGGTGGAGGTAGATCATGGAAAAACGTTTTCCTGTCACCGAAATGTACTCGCTGCAATTAGTCCTTACTTTAG GTCTATGTTCACAAGTGGCCTTACAGAGAGCACACAGAAAAAAGTGCGAATTGTGGGAGTGGAAGATGATGCGATGCGGCTTGTATTGGACTATGCATATACATCTCGAGTATCACTGACAGAGGTTAATGTACAGGCTCTCTTCACAGCTGCAAGTCTCTTCCAGATCCCATTGTTGCAGGACCAATGTGCCCAGTATATGATCAGCCGACTGGATCCACAGAACTCCATTGGGGTTTTTATGTTTGCTGATGCTTATGGACACCAAGAATTGAAGGAGAAAGCTCAAGATTATATTAGAAAGAAAATTTTATGTGTTGCCAAAGAGCAGGAGTTCCTCCATTTGACTAAAGACCAGCTCACAAGCATTCTAAACAGTGATGACCTAAATgtggaaaaggaagaatgtgtttATGAAAGCATAATTCAGTGGCTTGAGCATAACAGAGACAAAAGGGAGCCACATCTTGCAGACATTTTTGCCAAATGTGTACGTGTACCTCTGATGGAAAAGACTTTTTTACAAAAAATCCCTTGCACTTTTGCACAGGCTATGGCTAGAAACTCCTCAGAACATGGAACCAGTGACGGGGCTGATAGCTGTAGACCAAGACTTGGTATGACTGCTTCACAGATGATTATCTGCTTTGAGGCTGCCAACAAACACTCAGGAAAGAAACAAACTGTGCCTTGTTTAGATACTGTCACAGGAGAAGTCTTCAAATTATGCAAGCCTCCTAATGATTTAAGGGAGGTGGGAATCTTGGTGTCACCTGATAATGATATTTATATTGCAGGAGGTTACAGACCAAGTAACAGTGATGTATCTATAGATCATAAAGCAGAGAGTGATTTCTGGATGCATGACCATGCAGCAAACAGGTGGTTACCCAGAGCTCCATTACTGAGGGCACGAATTGGGTGCAAACTAGTTTATTGTTGTAGCAAAACTTATGCAATTGGAGGTCGGGTGTATGAAGGTGATGGACGGAATGCTCTAAAATCAGTGGAGTGCTATGATGCCAGAGACAATTGCTGGATAGCTGTTTGTCCAATGCCTGTTGCAATGGAGTTTCATGTTGCTGTGGAGTATCAGGATAATATCTATGTACTGCAAG GTGAGTTTTTTCTGTGCTACAATCCTCTCAAAGACTACTGGGGCTGTTTGACACCGATGAGTGTGCCTAGATCCCAGGGGCTGTCAGCTGTCTGCAAAGGTTCCATCTACTATGTAGCTGGAATTTGTAAAGCACATCAAAGAATGCTTACAGTGGAGAGTTATGACATCCAACTTAATAAATGGGTGCAAAAGAAGGACCTTCCTCTGGATCAATCGACAAACCCCTACATTAAACTTTTCTTGCTTCTTGACAAACTGCATCTTTTTGTGCGAGCAACGCAAGTGGTAGTAGAGGAACACGTTTTCCGTACTAGTCGAAAGAATTCTTTATACCAATATGATGAAGAATCTGATGAGTGGAAGAAAGTATACGAGTCACCAGACAAGCTATGGGACCTTGGCCGCCATTTTGAATGTGTTGTTGCCAAACTCTATCCACAGTGTCTTCAAAAAGTGTTTTGA